In the genome of Quercus robur chromosome 3, dhQueRobu3.1, whole genome shotgun sequence, one region contains:
- the LOC126719933 gene encoding uncharacterized protein LOC126719933 → MQTVNAVFREPVQQILEKVKNEPFFRWPGKMAGDPSKRNQNLYCHYHQDHGHTTEDYRNLWNQLVREGKLCHLLHPSSGHMGQAMQEPRKDALLRPLTGTIHVILAAPGRTGSFPSRVLSVARLSAGDREREFKRSKKGSPLILGFSDEDKRGTIQPHDDALVVTLRIRGFDVKRVLVDPGSALEVMYPDLYKGLNLRPEDLTAYDSPLISFEGKIVVPKGQIRLPIQTGSEVVEVDFVVVDAYSPYTAIVARPWIHALKVVSSTLHQKVKYPS, encoded by the coding sequence TTCAGATGGCCAGGAAAAATGGCTGGGGACCCTTCGAAACGCAACCAGAACCTGTATTGTCACTATCACCaagaccatgggcataccactgaggactacaggaatctatggaatcagcTAGTCCGAGAAGGAAAATTATGTCACCTTTTACACCCCTCTAGCGGTCATATGGGCCAGGCAATGCAAGAGCCTCGAAAAGATGCATTATTAAGACCTCTCACAGGGACGATACACGTCATCCTCGCCGCTCCAGGAAGAACCGGCTCATTTCCCTCCAGGGTGCTGTCCGTGGCTCGGCTCTCCGCCGGAGACAGGGAAAGAGAAtttaaaaggtctaaaaagggAAGCCCTTTAATATTAGGATTCTCGGATGAAGATAAGAGgggaactatccaacctcacgacgatgccttaGTGGTTACGCTGAGAATCAGAGGTTTCGATGTGAAGAGGGTACTAGTAGACCCGGGCAGCGCATTAgaggtaatgtaccctgatctatacaaggggctgaacttaaGGCCGGAGGATTTGACGGCTTATGACTCTCCCCTTATCAGCTTCGAAGGGAAGATTGTTGTACCAAAAGGGCAGATCAGATTACCCATACAGACCGGatcagaggtggtggaggtggactttgTCGTGGTCGATGCCTACTCGCCCTACACAGCGATAGTagccaggccatggatccatgcCTTGAAAGTTGTATCTTCTACACTTCACCAAAAGGTAAAATACCCGTCGTGA